One Microlunatus soli genomic window carries:
- a CDS encoding AAA family ATPase produces MPTSADAASDADLVRLHPRLIVVSGQPGSGKTTLAHRLAEAIGCPAICRDEIKEGMVHAYGPGFAAATSDPLTMRTFPLFFDCVRLLLAGGVTVVAEAAFQHRLWVQGLTPLLELAEEVRVIRCRTGEEVLLHRRSSRLAEVATRSAHADTEAMRVNPDWDAIHLDVPTLDVDTTDGYQPALDAIVDFANG; encoded by the coding sequence ATGCCGACCTCTGCTGACGCCGCGTCCGATGCCGATCTCGTCCGGCTGCACCCCCGGTTGATCGTGGTCAGTGGGCAGCCCGGTTCGGGGAAGACGACGCTCGCGCACCGGCTGGCCGAGGCGATCGGCTGTCCCGCGATCTGCCGGGACGAGATCAAGGAGGGGATGGTGCACGCGTACGGCCCTGGTTTCGCTGCCGCGACCTCCGACCCGTTGACGATGCGGACCTTCCCGCTCTTCTTCGACTGCGTACGGCTGCTGCTGGCCGGCGGTGTCACCGTCGTCGCCGAGGCCGCCTTCCAACACCGGCTGTGGGTGCAAGGGCTCACCCCGCTGCTGGAGTTGGCCGAGGAGGTCCGGGTGATCCGCTGCCGGACGGGTGAGGAGGTGCTGCTGCACCGGCGAAGCAGCCGGCTGGCCGAGGTGGCGACCCGCAGCGCGCACGCCGACACCGAGGCGATGCGGGTGAACCCCGACTGGGACGCGATCCATCTGGACGTTCCGACCCTCGACGTCGACACCACCGACGGCTACCAGCCCGCGCTCGACGCGATCGTCGACTTCGCCAACGGCTGA
- a CDS encoding MarR family winged helix-turn-helix transcriptional regulator, with the protein MTDTTGSRSIDATVPVGGASELDNDLITLAGLLFEAESALEQRVAATLRARVGIAPEAFEALLRLSRSPQGRLRMSELSRRMSITNGGTTRLMERLERDDLVQRTPSTTDRRVVYAVVTDKGRSELDRAIGPHLEDLVEIFTQRLSPADVADLERGLRALRDALIDGD; encoded by the coding sequence ATGACCGATACCACCGGAAGTCGCAGCATCGACGCCACGGTGCCGGTCGGCGGCGCGTCCGAGCTGGACAACGACCTGATCACCCTGGCCGGACTGCTGTTCGAGGCCGAATCCGCCCTCGAACAGCGGGTCGCTGCGACGTTGCGGGCCCGGGTCGGCATCGCACCGGAGGCGTTCGAGGCCTTGCTGCGGTTGTCGCGGAGCCCGCAGGGACGGTTACGGATGTCGGAGCTCAGTCGACGGATGTCGATCACCAACGGCGGCACCACGCGGCTGATGGAGCGCCTGGAACGCGACGACCTGGTGCAGCGGACGCCCAGCACGACCGACCGACGGGTGGTCTATGCCGTCGTCACCGACAAGGGGCGTAGCGAACTGGACCGTGCCATCGGACCGCATCTGGAGGATCTGGTGGAGATCTTCACCCAGCGTCTCAGCCCGGCCGACGTCGCCGATCTCGAACGCGGTCTGCGGGCCCTGCGTGATGCCCTGATCGACGGGGACTGA
- a CDS encoding GNAT family N-acetyltransferase: protein MSRVVFTCGPAGSGKSTHAHALERDGFVRLSFDDEAWRRGIDSHPLEPAVRDEIEAELRGRLMHLIEDDVDVVLDFSFWSRAMRDDYRRLIEPTGITPETIYLRTPRAVALERVRRRANDHSDAIRLTDELAASYYDHFEPPTADEGPLMIIDTAPRPVIRVGTVDDADALHRHCYSATPVEMIKSWFDPAEETDRVGFVAVDPTDGAIATCTLTRHPHRMQRQRAEIEGFVIAARHRGSGLARRLVEHCADYAGTRWQADSLELSVRGGTHAEDAYRGLGFIEWARFPNGLHDHQRTYDDVRLYRPI from the coding sequence ATGAGTCGTGTCGTGTTCACCTGTGGGCCCGCCGGTTCGGGCAAGTCGACCCACGCCCACGCCCTGGAACGCGACGGGTTCGTCCGGCTCTCCTTCGACGACGAGGCGTGGCGGCGCGGCATCGACAGCCACCCGCTCGAACCCGCCGTCCGGGACGAGATCGAGGCCGAGCTGCGCGGTCGGCTGATGCACCTGATCGAGGACGATGTCGACGTCGTCCTGGACTTCTCCTTCTGGTCCAGGGCGATGCGCGACGACTATCGCCGGCTGATCGAACCGACCGGCATCACACCCGAGACGATCTATCTCAGGACGCCCCGTGCCGTCGCGCTGGAACGCGTCCGGCGGCGGGCCAATGATCATTCCGACGCCATCCGACTGACCGACGAACTGGCGGCGAGCTACTACGACCATTTCGAACCGCCGACGGCCGACGAGGGTCCGCTGATGATCATCGACACCGCACCTCGGCCGGTCATCCGGGTCGGCACCGTCGACGACGCGGATGCACTGCACCGGCACTGCTACAGCGCAACCCCGGTGGAGATGATCAAGAGCTGGTTCGATCCGGCCGAGGAGACCGACCGGGTCGGATTCGTCGCGGTCGATCCGACCGACGGTGCGATCGCGACCTGCACCCTGACCCGACATCCACACCGGATGCAGCGGCAGCGCGCCGAGATCGAGGGATTCGTGATCGCCGCCCGCCATCGCGGCAGCGGGCTGGCTCGGCGGCTGGTCGAACACTGTGCCGACTACGCCGGCACCAGGTGGCAGGCCGATTCACTGGAGCTGTCGGTGCGCGGTGGCACTCACGCCGAGGATGCCTATCGTGGACTGGGATTCATCGAGTGGGCACGATTCCCCAACGGGCTCCATGATCACCAACGCACCTACGACGACGTCCGGCTCTACCGGCCGATCTAG
- a CDS encoding dioxygenase family protein has product MPSIFDPGAPAGAFDAFVGEARRAARLRTPWEPASGRMPALFISHGAPPLLDDAEWMDQLFGWAQRLPQPRAILIVSAHWESAPLALSSPRPAAPLVYDFGGFADRYYTLRYETPDASELASLVRSVLPDDQRPHEHLDRGLDHGAWVPLKVMYPNADIPVLQLSLPTGDPAALLELGGRLRALRDHGVLVIGSGFMTHGLPFLTRESVSGATVPQWSTDFDHWATEALGNGDVEELCRYRSAAPGMPYAHPTVDHFIPMFITLGAAADAGTEVTPVIDGYWMGLARTSFQVA; this is encoded by the coding sequence ATGCCGTCGATCTTCGACCCCGGCGCCCCGGCCGGCGCGTTCGACGCGTTCGTCGGTGAGGCCCGCCGGGCGGCCCGACTGCGGACCCCGTGGGAGCCCGCATCGGGGCGGATGCCCGCTCTCTTCATCAGTCATGGCGCGCCGCCGCTGCTGGACGACGCGGAGTGGATGGACCAGCTGTTCGGCTGGGCCCAACGGCTGCCGCAGCCGCGGGCCATCCTGATCGTCTCCGCGCACTGGGAGTCCGCCCCGCTCGCGTTGTCCAGCCCTCGACCGGCGGCCCCGTTGGTCTACGACTTCGGTGGCTTCGCCGACCGCTACTACACCCTGCGGTACGAGACGCCCGATGCCTCCGAGCTGGCCTCTTTGGTCCGCTCGGTGCTGCCCGACGACCAACGTCCGCACGAGCACCTCGATCGCGGCCTCGACCATGGCGCCTGGGTGCCGCTCAAGGTGATGTACCCCAACGCCGACATCCCGGTCCTGCAACTCAGCCTGCCCACCGGCGATCCGGCCGCCTTGCTGGAGCTGGGCGGTCGGCTGCGCGCACTTCGCGACCACGGGGTCCTGGTGATCGGTTCCGGGTTCATGACCCACGGCCTGCCGTTCCTGACCCGGGAGAGTGTCAGCGGCGCAACCGTTCCGCAGTGGTCCACCGATTTCGATCACTGGGCGACCGAGGCGTTGGGCAACGGTGACGTCGAAGAGCTGTGCCGCTATCGGTCCGCAGCGCCGGGGATGCCGTACGCCCATCCGACGGTTGATCATTTCATTCCGATGTTCATCACCCTCGGCGCGGCGGCCGACGCCGGCACCGAGGTCACGCCGGTGATCGACGGTTATTGGATGGGCCTGGCCCGGACGTCGTTCCAGGTCGCCTGA
- a CDS encoding polyprenol monophosphomannose synthase — protein sequence MTVPPESQPSQPTAPRVVVVSPTFNERDNLPILARQLADLKIPNLQLLVVDDNSPDGTGEVADELAATSGDRVAVLHRTEKDGLGRAYVAGISRALADGADVVLQMDADLSHPTEVIPEMLQILARQPDVGVVLGSRYVAGGSAAGEWAWYRRLLSAFANVYVNTILRLHVKDATAGFKAWRAATLRRIDVETIRSNGYAFQVEMNYRTVRNGIRIAETPIHFEERAEGQSKMTLSVQLESALMPWRLLFGRKV from the coding sequence TTGACCGTCCCGCCCGAGTCTCAACCCAGCCAGCCGACCGCGCCGCGCGTGGTGGTCGTCAGCCCGACCTTCAACGAGCGGGACAATCTGCCGATCCTGGCCCGGCAACTGGCCGACCTCAAGATCCCCAATCTGCAGTTGCTGGTCGTCGACGACAACTCGCCCGACGGTACCGGCGAGGTCGCCGACGAACTCGCCGCGACGTCGGGGGATCGGGTGGCCGTCCTGCATCGGACCGAAAAGGACGGTCTGGGCCGGGCCTATGTTGCGGGCATCAGCCGGGCGCTGGCCGACGGGGCGGACGTCGTGCTGCAGATGGATGCCGACCTGTCCCATCCGACCGAGGTCATTCCCGAGATGCTGCAGATCCTGGCCAGGCAACCCGACGTCGGCGTCGTCCTCGGCTCGCGATACGTGGCCGGTGGCTCGGCTGCAGGGGAGTGGGCCTGGTATCGGCGGCTGCTGTCGGCCTTCGCCAACGTCTACGTCAACACGATCCTGCGGCTGCACGTCAAGGACGCCACGGCCGGTTTCAAGGCCTGGCGCGCCGCCACGTTGCGTCGGATCGACGTCGAGACCATCCGCAGCAACGGCTACGCCTTCCAGGTGGAGATGAACTACCGCACCGTCCGCAACGGGATCCGGATCGCCGAGACGCCGATCCACTTCGAGGAACGGGCCGAGGGTCAGTCCAAGATGACCCTGTCGGTGCAGCTGGAATCGGCGCTGATGCCGTGGCGGCTGCTGTTCGGTCGCAAGGTCTGA
- a CDS encoding Rv3235 family protein produces the protein MPIPAKDDAERVHGRSAAIAFRRAPRAGPVASGWPTGTDDRLTVRIGQHQPPLPWGEDEVAVGTRPGQPPGPDSGQHPAPRSTAPADGPTRSSFGAVRILRFGASWPTPTGQRSGLTPPPPDPAGWSIRLADALLEAVAGLRPIGQLDRWLAPTAMAQLARRVRRRTVGDRAALRAVHLQRNTASRTEVVVVFDWPDRTAALAFRLDAFGGRWLCTTLELAALRRPKHLGKRADVSRRAASRSSPA, from the coding sequence ATGCCGATTCCAGCGAAGGACGACGCCGAGCGGGTGCACGGCAGGAGTGCCGCGATCGCCTTCCGACGGGCACCACGCGCCGGACCGGTGGCCAGCGGCTGGCCGACCGGGACCGACGACAGACTGACCGTGCGGATCGGCCAGCACCAACCGCCGCTGCCCTGGGGTGAGGACGAGGTCGCCGTTGGTACGCGACCCGGTCAGCCACCGGGCCCGGACAGCGGCCAACACCCGGCGCCGCGGTCCACGGCTCCGGCGGACGGTCCTACGCGGAGCAGCTTCGGCGCCGTGCGGATCCTCCGGTTCGGCGCGAGCTGGCCGACCCCGACCGGCCAGCGGTCCGGACTCACGCCACCGCCACCGGACCCGGCCGGGTGGAGCATCCGGCTCGCCGACGCGTTGCTGGAGGCGGTGGCCGGGCTCCGTCCGATCGGCCAGCTCGATCGCTGGCTGGCGCCGACCGCGATGGCGCAGCTGGCTCGTCGGGTCCGGCGGCGGACGGTCGGCGACCGTGCCGCGCTGCGCGCCGTGCACCTGCAGCGCAACACCGCCAGTCGTACCGAGGTGGTCGTGGTCTTCGACTGGCCCGACCGGACGGCGGCCTTGGCGTTCCGGCTCGACGCCTTCGGCGGCCGCTGGTTGTGCACAACCCTGGAGCTCGCCGCGCTGCGGCGTCCGAAACACCTCGGCAAGCGTGCCGACGTCAGCCGTCGAGCAGCATCCAGGTCTTCCCCGGCTTGA
- a CDS encoding DUF3048 domain-containing protein produces the protein MRGQRLRVAALGLAIALSIGTTACSGDKDADRQPRPKPTPTATSASATPSPTPKPSPSKAAAYDPITGGKKSSNVVIAAKIDNVAAARPQVGIYKADIVVVERVEADLTRMVAIYHSNFPRRVGPVRSARNTDVQLLPMFGKPGLVFSGANRKVLKQLRHSPYLRPIPRETRDNSRSAPHNVIVHLDNVAKLPDIGKAKPIGYTFGSGPQWKSAAKAPSVKVPIGVDTFGFDYRGGRYRTSWNGQRNTDGDDHKPVLTDNIVRLKVKSHKDTQTTSDLSNVAETVGSGKVTVYSQGKQLTGTWKRSKLNGPMTLKDSHGKDIALKPGKTWMLLDG, from the coding sequence GTGAGAGGACAGAGGCTGCGTGTTGCCGCCCTGGGGCTCGCGATCGCGTTGTCGATCGGGACCACGGCGTGCAGCGGAGACAAGGACGCCGATCGGCAACCCCGACCGAAACCGACTCCGACGGCGACCAGTGCGTCCGCGACGCCGTCGCCGACCCCCAAGCCCAGTCCGTCCAAGGCGGCGGCCTACGACCCGATCACCGGGGGCAAGAAGAGCAGCAACGTGGTGATCGCAGCCAAGATCGACAACGTGGCTGCGGCGCGCCCGCAGGTGGGCATTTACAAGGCCGACATCGTCGTCGTGGAGCGGGTCGAGGCTGACCTGACCCGAATGGTCGCGATCTACCACAGCAACTTCCCGCGCCGGGTCGGCCCGGTGCGCAGCGCCCGCAATACCGATGTCCAACTGCTGCCGATGTTCGGCAAGCCCGGCCTGGTGTTCTCCGGCGCCAACCGCAAGGTGCTCAAGCAGCTGCGACACAGCCCGTACCTGCGGCCGATTCCGCGCGAGACCCGGGACAACTCCCGGTCCGCGCCGCACAACGTGATCGTGCATCTGGACAACGTCGCCAAGCTGCCCGACATCGGCAAGGCCAAGCCGATCGGCTACACCTTCGGCTCCGGACCGCAGTGGAAGTCGGCGGCCAAGGCGCCGTCGGTGAAGGTCCCGATCGGTGTCGACACCTTCGGCTTCGACTACCGCGGCGGCCGCTATCGGACCAGCTGGAACGGGCAGCGGAACACCGACGGCGATGACCACAAGCCGGTGCTGACCGACAACATCGTCCGGCTGAAGGTCAAGTCCCACAAGGACACCCAGACAACATCCGACCTGTCCAACGTCGCCGAGACGGTCGGGTCAGGCAAGGTGACGGTCTACTCCCAGGGCAAGCAGTTGACCGGCACCTGGAAGCGTTCCAAGCTGAACGGACCGATGACGCTCAAGGACAGCCACGGCAAGGACATCGCGCTCAAGCCGGGGAAGACCTGGATGCTGCTCGACGGCTGA
- the rpmG gene encoding 50S ribosomal protein L33, with translation MAGRNAVRSVVRLRSTAGTGFSYLTMKNRRNDPDRLVLRKYDPHIRQHVDFREDR, from the coding sequence ATGGCAGGACGGAACGCGGTGCGATCGGTGGTCAGGCTCCGCTCGACCGCAGGCACCGGCTTCAGCTATCTGACGATGAAGAACCGCCGCAACGATCCGGACCGGCTCGTGCTGCGCAAGTACGACCCACACATCCGGCAGCACGTCGATTTCCGAGAAGACCGCTAG
- a CDS encoding HU family DNA-binding protein encodes MNRTELNNAIAAETGVDRDTVSAVLDALDAQLVAAAAAGGEVRWPGLLTLDVTERPSRTGRNPRTGEQMEIPAGKSVRLRPGTRLKSAAR; translated from the coding sequence ATGAATCGCACCGAACTGAACAACGCCATCGCCGCCGAGACCGGGGTCGATCGCGACACCGTGAGCGCCGTGCTGGATGCGTTGGACGCCCAACTGGTTGCAGCAGCCGCAGCCGGCGGCGAGGTCCGCTGGCCCGGCCTGCTCACCCTCGACGTGACCGAGCGGCCGAGCCGCACCGGTCGCAATCCGCGCACCGGTGAGCAGATGGAGATCCCGGCCGGCAAGTCGGTACGGCTGCGCCCGGGAACCCGATTGAAGTCCGCCGCGCGCTGA
- a CDS encoding Fur family transcriptional regulator translates to MSTRRRNTAQRALIEAALVEAKDFVSAQDLHARLRADGNPVGLATVYRNLNDLVSSGAADTIQMNGTEQLFRHCGDEHHHHLVCVDCGRTIEIAEHDDWVESVARRKRFTLISHTIEIFGRCPDCRRQLKTEPS, encoded by the coding sequence ATGTCGACCCGGCGACGCAACACTGCACAGCGTGCCCTGATCGAGGCCGCGCTGGTCGAGGCCAAGGACTTCGTCAGTGCCCAGGATCTGCATGCCCGGCTACGCGCCGACGGAAACCCGGTCGGGCTCGCCACCGTCTACCGCAACCTCAACGATCTGGTGTCCTCGGGTGCTGCCGACACCATTCAGATGAACGGCACCGAGCAGCTGTTCCGGCACTGCGGCGACGAACACCACCATCACCTGGTCTGCGTCGACTGCGGCCGGACGATCGAGATCGCCGAGCATGACGACTGGGTCGAGTCGGTCGCCCGGCGCAAGCGGTTCACCTTGATCAGTCACACCATCGAGATCTTCGGCCGCTGCCCGGACTGCCGGCGACAGCTCAAGACCGAACCGTCCTGA
- a CDS encoding histidine phosphatase family protein, with product MRSPVTPRTVILIRHAAPVASGDVAPSEWPLSDAGCRAAEALIGRIPLGAVLASSAERKAVRTLSIAAGVDAAELIIDSRFGEVLRPGEPFDDAVADRRRAWIEGRPDERHLGWESRSEAAARFAAGLEAIDGDQVVVASHGMIITSWLMAIGVVPAASAGDYWAALRFPELIEVPPIDGPLPNRW from the coding sequence ATGCGCTCTCCGGTGACACCCCGTACGGTGATCTTGATCCGGCATGCAGCACCGGTCGCGTCGGGGGATGTCGCGCCGAGTGAATGGCCACTGAGTGATGCCGGCTGCCGAGCAGCCGAAGCACTCATCGGTCGGATTCCGCTCGGCGCGGTGCTCGCGTCCAGTGCCGAGCGCAAGGCGGTGCGGACCCTGTCCATCGCCGCCGGTGTCGACGCCGCCGAGCTGATCATCGATTCCCGATTCGGTGAGGTGCTCCGTCCGGGTGAGCCGTTCGATGATGCTGTCGCCGATCGACGGCGGGCCTGGATCGAAGGGCGCCCCGATGAGCGTCACCTCGGCTGGGAGAGCCGGTCCGAGGCGGCCGCACGGTTCGCCGCCGGGCTCGAGGCGATCGACGGCGATCAGGTCGTCGTCGCCTCACACGGCATGATCATCACCAGCTGGCTGATGGCGATCGGTGTCGTCCCGGCGGCGTCGGCCGGCGACTACTGGGCCGCGCTGCGGTTCCCGGAGTTGATCGAGGTGCCACCGATCGACGGGCCGCTGCCGAATCGGTGGTGA
- a CDS encoding CobW family GTP-binding protein yields the protein MPMDDNPLTDDERNDRNDGSTPVVTICALTETQRVAAAGSVLVDLDRGVQLSFDLLNHRGLIRRRIHDLTGIVEDTLIPMEHGCAHCSLRDVVIRSLREWSAHGRPIVLALPPTTEPATIVPDLIEAADGDRLRIGGVLVAIDAATVESDLFGDDLLDERGIAQGATDRRAVGEVVAHQIEYADAVVFGAPLSTRQAAILDHLARETASRCQLHSLSGADLLDVESHDHFRTATDGCRTAAVEPGPATDAADSDGIWTIELLSDRPFSPDRLRSELPALGAGPLRGRGHFWLPTRPELRCVWDGAGGQLSVGPAGEWPGPQQTRLVITGAGGDPAVVRAAFDRALLTDAEYVGGAERWARVDDGMDPWLGVRMIG from the coding sequence CGAAACGCAACGTGTTGCCGCTGCCGGCAGCGTGTTGGTCGATCTGGACCGGGGCGTCCAGCTCAGCTTCGATCTGCTGAACCACCGAGGACTGATCCGCCGTCGGATCCATGACCTGACCGGGATCGTCGAAGACACCTTGATCCCGATGGAACACGGCTGCGCGCACTGCAGCCTGCGGGACGTGGTGATCCGCAGCCTGCGGGAGTGGTCCGCCCACGGCAGGCCGATCGTGCTGGCATTGCCGCCGACGACCGAACCGGCGACGATCGTGCCCGACCTGATCGAAGCGGCCGACGGCGATCGGCTGCGGATCGGCGGCGTGCTCGTCGCCATCGATGCGGCGACGGTCGAATCCGATCTCTTCGGCGACGACCTGCTCGACGAACGTGGCATCGCCCAGGGGGCTACCGATCGCCGAGCGGTCGGTGAGGTCGTGGCCCACCAGATCGAGTACGCCGATGCCGTGGTCTTCGGCGCGCCGCTGTCGACACGGCAGGCCGCCATCCTTGATCATCTGGCGCGGGAGACAGCATCGAGGTGCCAGCTGCACAGTCTGTCTGGTGCCGACCTGCTGGATGTGGAGTCCCATGATCATTTCCGCACCGCGACCGACGGCTGCCGGACGGCCGCTGTCGAACCCGGACCAGCGACCGACGCCGCAGACTCGGACGGGATCTGGACCATCGAGTTGCTCTCGGATCGGCCGTTCTCCCCGGACCGACTGCGGTCCGAACTCCCCGCGCTCGGCGCCGGTCCGCTGCGTGGCCGGGGGCACTTCTGGCTGCCCACCCGGCCCGAACTGCGGTGCGTCTGGGACGGCGCCGGCGGGCAGCTCAGCGTCGGCCCGGCCGGCGAATGGCCCGGACCGCAACAGACCCGGCTGGTGATCACCGGCGCCGGCGGAGATCCGGCCGTCGTCCGGGCCGCCTTCGACCGAGCGCTGTTGACCGACGCCGAATACGTCGGCGGCGCCGAGCGGTGGGCACGGGTCGACGACGGGATGGATCCCTGGCTGGGCGTCCGGATGATCGGCTGA